A segment of the Solanum lycopersicum chromosome 9, SLM_r2.1 genome:
AGATAAAGAAACTTGAACAGTTTTTGTATAGTTATAATGACAACTTGAATAATtcatgatgaaaaaaaaattaatgaaaacaaGGCAAAGTTTGAAATGGTGAACAAAATTAGTATAGTCAACTTTCAATTTCCATTTTCCAACAACAatctaattgtttttttttaatgagaaaccaaaacttaaaaatatgaagaataaaAAGAATTCTATCATATTCTATACTTTTTCTCTCTTTGGTCAATTCAATTGTTTTCAATATTATGCCATTTATTTTGATTTCACATACATTGTTTACTATAACGGTCTAAGTTTTCTTTAGAATCGATATATATCATGTCCTATCAGTATATGTTTTCTATAGTATTTTGTCATGACTGTTATTCAAACTATTCTGATATGTTTTTCATCGAGCCAAGGGTCTATCATAGGGATAAGGATTGCGTAAACCTCCCATCCTCAGACCCTGGGAATACGCCTAGGTAGTTGAATAACACCATTTCGCTACAATAGTCAGAATGCATCGAGACAAATCACGTTATTATAAAGAGATTCAACTATAGTCAgtatgatataaaataaaggaattttTGACCAAACAGGTCATGTCTATTGAGGTAAAGTTTGTGAGATGGAACTCCATCTGTTACAAAACTCACCATTGTAAGTTTATTTGGTAACTTTACAGTCTCTGTGGATCAAGAAACCTCAGCCTCTCGCGCTATTTCTGTATCGAGCAACCTAGACATGTATACTATAAACAACTACTGCTAAATTCGGGGTAGACGAGGGGCTAACAAAGCAAAACTAGCTCGAATTCTTCTATGTACTGATGTTTTGGTCTTGAGGGTAAACTTCCAAAATTCCTCGATCTACCTGAGATTTACATCGATGATTTCCATATCCTTCCTTCGAAGGATAAAATGATGATTGAAACATCATCATGGTACTTCCTACGATCACCTTGAGGTATATCAAGCAACTCGTGAAAGTTCAAGCCTGCAAAATCCAAAATGAACGTTGTTTAGAACGATTTGATAAGAGACATTAGTACTTCGCAAATCTCTATGGCAATGATTCTGAGTGTTTTGTATTTACCAGCTTTCTTAGCAGCTCTGAATAAGACTTCTTCGACAAGATGTTGTGCAGGATCTCCCTCGGGGAATATAGACAAAAAGGTCTCTACTTCGGAGACTGCTTCTTCGTTGGTGAAGTATTGGTAGAGCCCATCGGATGATAAGATCAAGAACTTGTCTCTTGAACCAAGTGTGTGGTGGTGAAGTGACGGTAAACAGTTGATGTAAGGTGAATTTCCAATGTAGTCAATTCTGAACATCTCTAGAAGTGCATGGTTCCATTTGGGCTGTAAAATCACAGAATTCGAAACGATCAATACAAGGCTAATGAAACAATCTTCAAACAAATCAGCAACACGTTCAGGAAATACGAGCTAACTACAGTCGAACCTCTCTACAATATCATTGGTTGCTATAGCGAAATGTTCTTCtatacataacatataatataacataaaatgaaAGATGGATTCCACGAAGAACGCTTGAAAGATCTCAATGTTCGAACAATACTGCTGCAAGTCAATAAATAAAGATATGTGTTCTTCATTTAACATGTTTGTGTTAAGCATATGGTTCACAGTTTCGAAAAATATTGGATATGCCAGGCATCAATATGATCAAATGATTATGAAGTCATTCTTAATACCTGTTTGAGATATCCTGCACCGAATGCTCGAGTAACCTTCAAGGAACCTTTTACTCTATCATTTTTAATCGCGAAAGCATCATCTGGATGTTCACTTCTAATCCTAACAACTTCCTGCAATCATATTCACAATATAATTAGTATACGAAAACAGGAAAAACACGAAACGTTTGTTGCAATTACTTATGTAAACGAGATATGATTTGTTACCTCTTTGATTGATGTGCTATGATCCATAGTAAGTTGAGCTGGAACAAGATTATGTTTACGATCGGATTCAGCTCTATAGAGTGCATCAATGCTACCAACACTCTGCTCATTTATCCTTCTAAACTTGCTAACAGCAAGATCAGATTCAAGATTTTGAGCTAAAACAGCACGACTATCGCCAACGTTCAACAAATAAACATCTTGATCCTTAAGCAACATAACTAAAACACAAGATCCCATTAAAGCCAATTCAGGATTCTCATTCACCATCATATCAGCAATCTCCAAATACGACGCCTCAGTCTTCCTTAACCCTTCAGATAAAGCCTTCAACACATCAGAATGATCAACCCCATCAAATTCTTGATTTGGAACAAAATGTTCCACCTTCTCATTACTCATCGAATTCTTGGGAGTTTCCGACTTATCATTCCATAACAATCCTTTAAGTTCTTTATAAACATTTGAATAAAGATTACTCAACAGAAAATCAGTAGCATCAGGTCCATTAAATCCATCATAAATCCCAACAAAAACCCATCCATGTTCCTCAGAAATCACAACATGTACTCTGTCTTCCCCTGCTTTACCTTGTGCCCATTGAACATTTTGCCCAGTAAATGATTCAtttacatcatcatcatcatcaaccaAACTATTTTCACTACTCAAAACATTTccaacattattattatcacaatCTACAAATTTAATTTCACTAACATTAACAATATTCTTTTCAGTAAATTTCACTTCTttataaccaaaaaaagaaCTCGAAAAAGCTTTCTTTAAACTTCTTATCAAACCCCATTTCTTAGGTTTCAGTTTATACCTTTGTATTTGTATAGGATCATACTGATTCTCCAACGGGCCCGAAGTGAAACTCCTTTCCATCGGGCCCGACATGAATCCCCTTTCTACAGGGCCCGAACCCAATCCAGAGCCCGTGTTTGATAAACGGGCCGGGATCGGGCCGGAATGAAAAACACCCCTCGGATGTGGCTGTAAAGGGATTGAAGAAAAAAACtgagagctttcaaaagctgAAGCTTTATCCACATGAGAAGAAAAGTCAACGAGTGCCGTTGACAAAGGTGTGAAAGTGTTCGCCGATATGGAAGCGCCGGAGATTGTACGGAACGCCGCCGTGGTGGTGCTGGTGGTGGAACTGGAAATAGTGGTGGtggttgaagaagaagatgaatcATCGGAAAACGGGTGGGGTTTTGAATATGGGTCGGGTCGGATATAGCAAAAAGAATGACCCAAACCTTCATCAAGTGGATCAGTAAAATTCAAATCGTTATATCTTTTTGATATTTCTCCAACATCTCCAGCAAAACAAAGATTCAATTTTCTAACTCCATTACccatttttttgagaaaacaaaaaaaaaatctactaaaaatcaataaatcaacTAAAAAGATAAGATTTTGATCAtcaaagattcaatttttatgaagaaatgtgattttttttttgatttttttggtttttttgaaAGTTCAGAGGAAGTGGTATGGCATGAGGAtttaaatggagaagaaaaggaTGTAAGAGGAAAGAGAAAGAGTTGACTTttaatttcccaaaaaaaaaagtggaatattatattaattgaattttgccaaaaataaaaaatggaaaaaaaatattgatactgTGTTTTGGGTGGGCAGttcactaattaattttttttttaaatatatatatatatatacactttttttttttaattttattttgggtGGGGCGTTGACATTGAATTCTATAACATTTTTGTTtgattctttgttttttttttcttttgggcGGTGGGTGAGAAGTCAGGAGTTTTGTTTTCCTTTGGTGTGGGGTGagagtgggggggggggggggcttcacggtttggtttgatttatttattgattaaaatttttgaaaaaatatatttttaaatttttaaaatcaaccaaatgaaaaaaaataatcacgatttatttatttcgattggtttgatttgatttctttttgatttttttcaattttgaagtAATGAATTTTTTAGAATATACGTATCTTGAGGTGGGATAAGGGGGTGGGGTGGTACGCCCTTAAATAATAATCTAATAAattctaattttgatttttataattttagtcAAATATATTCAATCTTCAGTTATAACTAATcgatacatattttttatttatctgaattttcatgaaatttaatcaatttttaaatattaaattattccaTCTTTGAGTTGTTGATGTTAAATTTGTACAAGTTTATCATAATTCGAGGATAATATAATTCTAATAAgtgattaaattattatttttttgttttgcttaaagtgatttttttttgtttttgtttaagcAATTGTTGAAGAAGTAAAAATGAATTACTTAGGGGGGTGGGGTGGAATTTTAGGAGTTAAGGCTAAGGTAAAAGCCAAAGCGtgtttatttttgaataattattaaCATACGTGGTACTTTGATTTCGAAAAGTCAAATGGAGCAACTTGTGGAATATTGAATGGGGTCAAagtaaaatcaaaaattaatttttctctatCATGATTCATGATATTGTTTAATTAGACATAAATTTAGAATTAATGtggatttataagaaaatatatttttttaataggaaaaattgtgtataatagtaaattaataacctaaaataaatagagtacctagggtttgatttaattgtactccatagcaaacgtttgcaaaaaattgttagGCACCTCTCTTCCAAagttctcgctcgccactctcctccaatctttcgctcgcttcctcactttttatacaaataaaagtgtataaaatttgtttctaattgtataaaatagagaaaattgtatagatacatatatttttgttcccctctctcccatcttccagatctcgctcgccactttcccaaatctcgctcgccaccctcgcctttctcgcttatacaaacagaagcgaaatgtataaattgtgtttctgtttgtataaagcgtgagaaaattgtatatacacatgcaagttcatatattttcgtcctatacacttataattatgcaataaaaatactcccccgcccaagtttcttttgtctttctctctttctcattttatacaattttcaaattgtatctaatttctctctttctcgttttatacaattcgattcaattgtatattccttgtcaagtctcttttgtctttctctcgttctcattttatacaaattcaaattgtatataatcgttctatacacttataataatacaattcgttttatacacttcgtttttatacagttctctgcccaagtgtctttctctttcttgttttatacacttcgttttagacaatttgcttcaactgtatatgtatagcgagttatacagtttctatgtttgctatggagcgcaattatgcaaactttgctatagcatacaaatatgaattttttatttgatatatgtgaaagttgtcatTTTTAGAATGAGAATTaacattaattttctttaaaaaaatattttctcgtTCCATTATTAATTGTCATGTTATActtttcaaaagtcaaattgattaaattttcaaagttaagttagattatattaattaaatattttaaataaaaaaatttagatattcaaaatttatacgAAAAATACTAAGTTCCATTTTTGTCGTGTATTATGCTGAaataatacattataaaatgttagtcaaagttatTACTCCATTCGTccaattttatttgtcatgttgcaaTTTTCgcaagtcaatttgactaatcttcaaagttgaattacattatactaatttgacatttttaaacaaaacatTTAGATATCCAAAATCTTGacgaaaagtattataaattacaattatttgtatatcaacattatgaaaatatatatcgttaaatattagtcaaagttcttaccatttgactctaaaaaaaatagtgaaaactAAAAGTGAACGAAGAGAGTATTATTTGACtctgaaaaaattataacaattaaaaatagacATCGATAAAACGTCtcataaattcaaataaaaaaatggcaATGATAACTAAGATGATAATTGTgtctaagaaaaaaataataattttggtgCCATGTCTGCATGAGATATGAATCCAACTGGCTAAATGTTTGGCCTAACCAATCATAGCTTACACATTTCTTCCcctatttatatttcataaaataatctaaatttggatatcaaatttattaaaaataatttgacttATAAGTTACTGGTGACAGAATTAactatttttatccttttttagTTTTGGTTTTGCTTTGACATCTCCAGAACTCAACATCTTCTGACTTTAGCATTAATCACATTATTAtctataaaaacaaaattggaaaaaaaaggtATTATTTTGTGGATTTCAATTccatcctcttttttttttttttttataaaagtcaaggagatttaaaaaataaaaataggggAAACTTGAATGAATAATTGACTTGAAaatatgaatttcaaaaaaaaattcaaaataaaaatttcactttaaaatTCGTTTTTTCTTGTTATCTTTACAAATATTATGCTCGTTaagaaatcaataatataatatacagTTTACTGAACTATTCGTATTGAATAAATATCTCTTAAAAACTGAACGATATTCAAAAGATATTGTATAAgagtattattaaaaatatacattaattttctcttaaatttaGAAGATAACACATATTtaggaataaaaaaatattatatgctAAATTGAATTacacttattttgaaatataagatataacaaATTAGCCTTGTGGTCAACTATATCCCTCACAAAAAACATACAGacaaaaggaattaaaaaattgtacttGTCAATTGTCATCTTAATATCTAAGCATTCACTATATTGTTATTAACGATTATTATTTCTCCCTCTGTCCACGAATGTTTGacagatatattaaaaataaatgttcaagattaaaaaaattatcaatttaaataattaaaaaataatttttaaaaaatgcagtTCTACCCTTAATAATTATTCCATTTTGTTCAATTGAAAAGTTGTGTaaacttttgatattcttgttgcAGTAGggttatattaatcaaattatacattgtattaaattttcCTTGAGAAGAGTTCATGCTCTTACCTTGACAAACAATTATGGACGGATGGAGTACCaacttataaataaaaagaaaagtgagagaaaaaaagaaaaaatgtaataactcaagtttactaaattaaattattatcaaCCTTTGGAGTTGTTCGATCATAAGGtggaatattataaaattatgtttggattaaatttatatttttgtttaattaaaaatgtaaatttattttaaaataaatttctagtgggattaattaactcaaaggatgattaaataataaacatagactagctattcatgaattagttatataaaatttagtTATATGTAAGGTCAAGATAAAATCTTTTTATATGCTTTGCattaaacaatatataaatttcttcataacTTATATATACATTGATTTTGCGAAAAAAGCAAAACATGAACCAAATATCGTATTAGTAatgctatgttttatgttggaaagtgaagaaaataatttactaGAAAATTGTTCTCTTACCGATTTcacaagttaaattaattaattttgattaatattttaagatatatcaTTCTATcgtattattattgataaagaAGAATAACATATATAGTTTTCTTCATTTACTTTTTCACTAATTGAAttgtaaatttaatattttaagttgattTAGTTTAGctccaaaaataaattaaaattaactacctaaaaatgaaatatgacaattaatggaaaaaaaatatagtagtAGATTTAATGTAAAgattttttccccattttttaaCCAAACAATGTAAAGTTAGGCTCATTTTAATACatacataacaaattaaatgaGCATCCACCACCAAGAAAATGGAACATTAATAAAATctgattattttaattagatttttaaatcttttctatttttttatgtaaaattattttttaagttgaaATGACGGTGAAgagtatatgaaaatattttagtggACACTtactaaacatttttttttttttaaaaaaaaaattgacttctaAGTCAGTGGTGAAtaaattaactattttaaacctttttattgttttacttatttttatttgccATATTCTTCAACAATCTATATCTTCTGACTTTAGCATTAATCACAATATtatctaaaaacaaaaaaaaaaatggaataaagGTGTAATAATTTGGATTCTTGTAATTAATCTCGAACATCTTATGTTAAACCAtggaaattaaaattgattagaggaaacctaattaaataattgacTTGGAAATCTGAATTCAACAAACTTTTAATATACAATTTCACTTTGACAATCATTTTTCATTatgcattattttattttatttttttaaaaaaagcaaaataattaataagcTAGGCTTATTGTCAACTacatacttcaaaaaaaaaaaaaagtagacaTAATTGCATATGTCAATTGTCATCTTAATCTCTAAgcattcaaaaatatttgttatcaacaattattatcatcctatctataaaaagtaaaatgggaaaaaaggaaatatataattataattaaatgaacATCCACCACCAAG
Coding sequences within it:
- the LOC101248906 gene encoding probable protein phosphatase 2C 23 — its product is MGNGVRKLNLCFAGDVGEISKRYNDLNFTDPLDEGLGHSFCYIRPDPYSKPHPFSDDSSSSSTTTTISSSTTSTTTAAFRTISGASISANTFTPLSTALVDFSSHVDKASAFESSQFFSSIPLQPHPRGVFHSGPIPARLSNTGSGLGSGPVERGFMSGPMERSFTSGPLENQYDPIQIQRYKLKPKKWGLIRSLKKAFSSSFFGYKEVKFTEKNIVNVSEIKFVDCDNNNVGNVLSSENSLVDDDDDVNESFTGQNVQWAQGKAGEDRVHVVISEEHGWVFVGIYDGFNGPDATDFLLSNLYSNVYKELKGLLWNDKSETPKNSMSNEKVEHFVPNQEFDGVDHSDVLKALSEGLRKTEASYLEIADMMVNENPELALMGSCVLVMLLKDQDVYLLNVGDSRAVLAQNLESDLAVSKFRRINEQSVGSIDALYRAESDRKHNLVPAQLTMDHSTSIKEEVVRIRSEHPDDAFAIKNDRVKGSLKVTRAFGAGYLKQPKWNHALLEMFRIDYIGNSPYINCLPSLHHHTLGSRDKFLILSSDGLYQYFTNEEAVSEVETFLSIFPEGDPAQHLVEEVLFRAAKKAGLNFHELLDIPQGDRRKYHDDVSIIILSFEGRIWKSSM